A genomic region of Nymphaea colorata isolate Beijing-Zhang1983 chromosome 2, ASM883128v2, whole genome shotgun sequence contains the following coding sequences:
- the LOC116247601 gene encoding laccase-11-like, producing MVGCCFSCSLWFLLCLAALFIVSSESALNRYQFDVQVKNVSRLCHAKPIVTVNGRFPGPTIYAREGDRVVVNVTNYAQYNLSIHWHGLKQFRNGWADGPAYITQCPIQSGRSYVYDFNVTDQRGTLWWHAHILWLRATVHGAIVVMPKRGVPYPFPQPDAELNIVLGEWWHKDVEVIESQANSLGVPPSLSDAHTINGKPGPLFPCSEKHTYAMEVESNKTYMLRIISAALNDQLFFNIAGHNMTVVEIDAVYCRPFSTHALLLAPGQTTNVLVRTNQVPGRYFVAAKPFMDVPIPVDNKTATGILQYKGVPNSVVPSMPPLLSKNDVGFVKSFNDKLRSLNSPQFPANVPLQIDRHLFFTVGLGRDPCPTCLNGTRFIGAINNITFTLPTVALLQAHYSRISGVFTRDFPDRPPTVFNFTGAPLKANLGTKVGTRLSWIPFNSTVELVLQGTNLVGVESHPFHLHGYNFFIVGRGIGNFDPDKDPASFNLIDPPERNTIAVPTGGWTAIRFRANNPGVWFMHCHLEVHTTWGLSTAFLVENGDRPEDSLLPPPMDLPPC from the exons ATGGTCGGCTGCTGCTTCTCCTGTTCTCTTTGGTTCCTTTTGTGTCTCGCGGCCCTCTTCATAGTGTCATCAGAGTCCGCATTGAATCGTTACCAATTCGAT GTTCAGGTGAAGAACGTCAGTAGGTTGTGCCATGCCAAGCCCATCGTCACCGTGAACGGCAGGTTTCCTGGGCCTACCATCTATGCTAGGGAAGGAGACCGGGTCGTTGTCAACGTCACCAACTACGCCCAATACAATCTCTCCATTCACTG GCATGGTCTGAAGCAGTTCCGTAATGGCTGGGCTGATGGACCAGCCTACATAACACAGTGTCCGATCCAGAGCGGGCGCAGCTACGTATATGACTTTAACGTCACAGATCAGAGGGGAACCTTGTGGTGGCATGCACACATTCTATGGCTCAGAGCCACCGTTCATGGCGCCATCGTCGTCATGCCCAAGAGGGGCGTCCCTTATCCTTTCCCCCAGCCTGATGCTGAGCTCAATATTGTCTTAG GAGAGTGGTGGCACAAGGATGTTGAGGTGATTGAGAGCCAAGCCAACTCCCTGGGTGTCCCTCCAAGCTTGTCTGATGCACATACCATCAACGGGAAGCCAGGACCGCTCTTCCCTTGCTCCGAGAAAC ACACGTACGCGATGGAGGTGGAAAGCAACAAAACATACATGTTGAGGATCATCAGCGCTGCGCTCAATGATCAGCTCTTCTTTAACATCGCCGGCCATAACATGACGGTGGTGGAAATCGATGCCGTCTACTGTAGACCCTTCTCCACACACGCTTTGCTGCTCGCACCAGGTCAGACCACCAACGTTTTGGTTCGCACCAACCAGGTCCCTGGCCGGTACTTCGTGGCCGCAAAGCCGTTCATGGACGTCCCCATCCCCGTCGACAACAAAACCGCCACCGGAATCCTTCAATACAAGGGTGTCCCCAACAGTGTCGTGCCCAGCATGCCGCCGCTTCTCTCCAAGAACGACGTCGGCTTCGTGAAGAGCTTCAACGACAAGCTCAGGAGCTTGAACTCTCCTCAATTCCCCGCAAACGTTCCTCTTCAGATCGATCGGCACCTCTTCTTCACCGTGGGGTTAGGGAGGGATCCATGCCCGACGTGCTTGAACGGGACCAGGTTTATAGGCGCAATCAACAACATCACGTTCACTCTTCCCACTGTGGCGCTGCTTCAGGCGCATTATTCCAGAATAAGCGGCGTGTTCACGAGGGATTTTCCGGACAGGCCGCCGACGGTTTTTAATTTCACCGGTGCACCACTAAAGGCCAACCTCGGCACCAAGGTCGGCACCAGATTGAGCTGGATCCCCTTCAACTCCACCGTTGAATTGGTGCTTCAAGGCACCAATCTCGTCGGCGTTGAGTCCCATCCCTTCCATCTCCATGGTTACAACTTCTTTATTGTTGGAAGGGGAATCGGCAACTTTGATCCCGACAAGGACCCTGCAAGTTTTAACTTGATCGATCCTCCTGAAAGGAACACAATTGCGGTTCCTACCGGTGGATGGACGGCCATCAGATTCAGGGCTAATAACCCAG GCGTATGGTTCATGCATTGTCACCTGGAAGTTCATACTACGTGGGGATTGTCAACCGCTTTTCTGGTGGAGAATGGAGATCGTCCTGAAGATTCTCTACTGCCTCCCCCGATGGATCTTCCTCCTTGCTAA
- the LOC116247238 gene encoding putative glucose-6-phosphate 1-epimerase produces MAAPIACSFNFSSISSPSQRLRSPLLLGSPTLLTNTRRNRRFAGVAMASFNQATTCQGVQIVEGLGRLPKLLAKSSDGSEVEIYLFGGCITSWKLEDGKDILFVRPDSAFNGQKPISGGIPHCFPQFGPGQMQQHGFARNMTWSLTNSENTEGNPLITLEIKDNPYSHSMWNYSFAAQYKIFLKPRSLSTELVITNTDKKAFSFNGALHTYFRAASTKVSVKGLKGCKTLNKDPDPVNPSEGFEEREVVNFPGFVDCIYLDAPNELLLENGLGDTISIKNTGWSDAVLWNPYLQMEAFYKDFVCVENAKIGTVQLEPGQSWTAEQHINIIS; encoded by the exons ATGGCTGCACCCATTGCTTGTTCCTTCaatttctcctccatctcttcCCCCTCTCAGCGACTTCGTTCTCCCCTCTTGCTTGGATCGCCAACTCTCCTCACCAACACCAGACGCAACCGTCG GTTCGCCGGAGTTGCAATGGCAAGCTTCAACCAAGCGACCACATGCCAAGGAGTCCAAATCGTGGAAGGGCTCGGGAGATTGCCCAAGCTCTTGGCAAAATCTTCTGACG GTTCTGAGGTTGAAATCTACTTATTTGGTGGATGTATTACCTCCTGGAAGTTGGAAGATGGGAAGGATATACTATTCGTCCGACCAGACTCTGCATTCAATGGTCAAAAGCCCATCAG TGGTGGCATCCCTCATTGCTTTCCTCAGTTTGGACCTGGTCAAATGCAACAG CATGGATTTGCACGGAATATGACATGGTCCCTTACCAACTCTGAGAATACTGAAGGAAATCCTCTCATAACTTTAGAGATCAAAGACAACCCTTATAGCCATTCTATGTGGAATTACAGCTTTGCAGCTCAATACAAG ATCTTCCTAAAACCTCGAAGTCTTTCAACAGAACTGGTTATAACAAATACTGACAAGAAGGCTTTCTCATTCAATGGTGCACTTCATACATACTTCCGT GCTGCTTCTACAAAGGTATCAGTGAAGGGTCTGAAAGGCTGTAAAACTCTTAACAAGGATCCAGATCCTGTAAATCCGTCAGAGGGCTTTGAGGAGAG AGAAGTGGTTAATTTCCCTGGCTTTGTTGATTGCATCTACCTTGATGCACCTAATGAGCTACTCTTGGAAAACGGCCTAGGTGACACGATTTCCATTAAAAACACAGG TTGGTCAGATGCTGTGTTGTGGAATCCGTATTTGCAGATGGAGGCTTTCTATAAAGATTTTGTTTGCGTTGAGAATGCAAAG ATCGGAACAGTTCAACTGGAGCCTGGCCAATCATGGACTGCAGAACAGCACATTAACATTATCAGCTGA